A stretch of Rhea pennata isolate bPtePen1 chromosome 18, bPtePen1.pri, whole genome shotgun sequence DNA encodes these proteins:
- the SEC16A gene encoding protein transport protein Sec16A isoform X3, with the protein MQQPPQTVSAGAVAPPPAGIARNMYWRNSSLSKRANAAAAPVQPVTDPFAFGRQTPQGSPLGNPSKGNALAVQSPSPAVFPQPAVMHPSHAGDNPHGLPVSLSAPVSQAGINTSMFSNIQASSPPPGYVINSTTEMHPNVDLGLHGPAVSLHYNTGAALENSFSGHSGMGSTSSKPGGRQDINREPTDVPPGSTATALFPPPPQQPMSQWRPAQGNLQSPVQNFVPYPEPSSQIDVHNTSQSSVSTSHPSPQTNLQQGPAHQAVPQNIMQAPSLVGCEKNGKNNSASSSYHMNSIQPGNVFRQSTEMSNSWLNQSYQEQFYPQPPLQDTSFVIPTAQEKNPPKQSPDMSEASNRPTLTDRDSGTLSMFFKGDEAENEEILSSEKSYMVEKTEFACQPNSGPLYHQPAHPQRVAASVLSQVQTGTGSANEMVQKGMDVQYFPKAINSQQDILTSKHSMFVSDDKIHASDTSGNSGTQYENVENLECIQNQEVLPSEPQNMNVSSPAAGSDLYRYGSLPGQMLPKNTVVSHAEGGPNLEAPDSLPHPVRPDSVSSNYSNISHRSASSSTRPQEQVGTFIQQESGKPDEESSASFFKQIDSSPLGGDSSELNRNKNYHGNLSQPPTPSPPKPTGVFQTSVNSSFEPVRSHGVGIKPAEIDQAKMVVELRENHPNQKNTKKNAAMPAASPGNLEQPPDNLETIFMPKVHPLPHAVSTVEAGNMLHSGSGTENIQSVSEKRSSTRAQGAVKKCDSPATTLWAHNELPNFGGNVLLAPAAPAVYVPAKQTIEVIQPPEEGLSNQQPNKPGTIAVQLSQDGNISSENLENPPKMGEEEALQSQASSGYASLLSSPPTESLQNQPVLIAQPNQSYNLAQPINFSISLSNQLSRNENNRPMKDSGVGDKPAICPQTSHAGGIISGENVPLPVMQVGSLLVNALPNTNLLNHNLLQSPVNSSDIASNQPANLLMQTPLNLAPSGQTNVNSEGFVPEFTSKSGPNSSVSPGTNLPSGSASALVPTVNSVVQANNSTNNSNSEEEVAGVLDFTVSRTLEKSSASNSVQLHDQSLSGGPVYPQKPVGSAGQVGPQMHDKRRFYQQVTKDIQYQAVSDRAIQGAMPSQAQMQATQMQQPTSSGHSSAPPSYQMAAGTKAMQESQQHENQVLVNHSHPLSPKEGSSAQLTTGSDQMSPYKQPVPGQSSGAQTSTAAPTTSHSVMSSVQQDLQRPPLPQTPQDAFGPPQNPYYYYRHPYDAYQPPYPPPYPPADPRTAAHLYYLEDSYGQYDPRYRHYDSNSAAYTEPGSYRYPEPERPSSRASHCSDRPSSRQGYAEDYYTKGGWSDYYSGYYSNSYDYGDPSRWERYSSAYDPRYRDPRNYDQRYWYDAEHNPYQKREAYSYGNRHDRYEDHWRYDPRFAGSFDDEAEPHRDPYGDEFDRRSVHSEHSAHSLRSSRSVHSHQSSFSSHSQQAVSLHTDYPYGGYAANFDGQQPFADYGYPPETGWSSVEQVPLRPSTPEKFSVPHICARFGPGGYLIKVLPNLPSEGQPALVEVHSMETMLQHSPEQEEMRAFPGPLAKDDTHKVDVINFAQNKATQCFQNENLIDKESASLLWDFIVLLCRQNGTVVGTDLAELLLRDHKTVWLPGKSPNEANLIDFTNEALEQVEEESGEAQLSFLTDSLITTIDSLEKETERFRELLLYGRKKDALESAMKHGLWGHALLLASKMDSRTHARVMTRFANSLPINDPLQTVYQLMSGRMPAASTCCGDEKWGDWRPHLAMVLSNLTNNMDLESRTIATMGDTLASKGLLDAAHFCYLMAQVGFGVYTRKTTKLVLIGSNHSLPFFKFATNEAIQRTEAYEYAQSLGAQPDCLPNFQVFKFIYACRLAEMGLAAQAFHYCEVISRTILKDPHYYSPVLIGQLIQMSSQLRLFDPQIKEKPEQESFIEPSWLVRLRHVDGQIKEGAIAYNADRSTPQQYACSTPSSELDHASQCDGAGVGHDMGPGTENALLASLLPSMAQQMQSVQLMPSAPQAILDGSAAVIPPADQEAVRSVPFYSVGPPPVGPGPGFAPPGFPNQYGAEPSPLYLGSTAPPGGPPQETEPRSEEPANQETGMQRIAPESPSRNAFPDQREEDFYGRMASMAGGRRSRTTSESSVHSVGRERSNSAAKQPSPPPSIPERKETKKEIKNEPAPRKSGANWFRWLMGKGKNEAYLPDDKNKSIVWDEKKQRWVNLDEPEEESKPPPPPPAGFPKVPQTAPPGPGGPPSAPVNMFSRRAAGSRARYVDVLNPSGTKSSAAVPAPSDLFAPLAPMPIPANLFVPTTVPGEPQPPEGSGAAEHTSAANQTSTDPAAAADPEYLNPTILPPGSGLPVSNPDGSQSGELSRSSSMSSLSREVSQHFNQPPTVPPSGGPSAGTVQFYNPSQFAQSPAATGSSRLGRIGQRKYPTLK; encoded by the exons ATGCAGCAACCTCCACAGACTGTTTCGGCAGGAGCAGTagctcctcctcctgcaggcaTTGCTCGGAACATGTACTGGCGAAACAGCTCACTCAGTAAACGAGCAAATGCAGCAGCTGCCCCAGTGCAACCTGTAACAGACCCTTTTGCATTTGGCAGACAAACGCCACAGGGTTCCCCCCTAGGTAATCCATCCAAGGGCAATGCATTGGCTGTGCAAAGTCCCTCCCCAGCGGTGTTTCCACAACCAGCTGTTATGCATCCTTCACATGCAGGAGACAATCCTCATGGACTGCCTGTGTCTCTATCAGCTCCTGTATCTCAAGCAGGAATAAATACCAGTATGTTTTCTAATATTCAAGCTTCTTCACCACCCCCAGGATATGTTATAAATAGTACTACAGAAATGCATCCAAATGTAGATCTTGGACTCCATGGGCCTGCAGTATCACTGCATTATAATACAGGAGCAGCACTTGAGAATTCTTTCAGTGGGCATTCTGGAATGGGGTCTACATCAAGCAAACCTGGAGGTAGGCAAGATATTAATAGAGAACCAACTGATGTTCCTCCAGGATCCACTGCAACAGCACTCTTCCCTCCACCTCCTCAGCAGCCCATGTCTCAGTGGAGACCTGCTCAAGGGAACCTGCAGTCTCCAGTTCAAAATTTTGTGCCCTATCCTGAGCCATCTTCTCAAATTGACGTTCATAACACTTCTCAGTCTTCTGTTAGCACTTCTCATCCTTCTCCACAGACAAATTTGCAGCAGGGTCCTGCGCACCAAGCTGTTCCACAAAATATCATGCAAGCACCTTCGTTAGTTGGTTGcgaaaaaaatgggaaaaacaaCTCTGCAAGTAGCAGTTATCACATGAACAGCATTCAGCCTGGAAATGTGTTTAGACAGAGCACGGAAATGAGTAACTCTTGGTTAAATCAATCCTACCAAGAGCAGTTTTACCCACAGCCACCACTGCAAGACACCAGTTTTGTTATTCCCACAGCTCAGGAAAAGAACCCCCCAAAGCAGTCTCCAGATATGTCTGAAGCATCAAATAGACCTACCCTCACAGATCGAGATTCAGGAACTCTCTCTATGTTTTTCAAAGGGGATGAAGCAGAGAATGAGGAAAtactttcatctgaaaaaagttACATGGTTGAGAAAACAGAGTTTGCTTGTCAGCCAAATTCAGGACCATTGTATCACCAGCCAGCGCATCCCCAGCGGGTTGCAGCTAGCGTCCTCTCTCAGGTGCAGACTGGTACAGGCTCAGCCAATGAGATGGTACAGAAAGGAATGGATGTCCAGTATTTTCCTAAAGCTATAAACAGTCAACAGGATATACTGACTAGTAAGCATTCTATGTTTGTTAGTGATGACAAAATACATGCTAGTGACACATCTGGGAACAGTGGGACGCAATATGAAAACGTTGAGAACCTGGAGTGCATTCAGAATCAGGAAGTGCTGCCAAGTGAACCACAGAACATGAATGTTTCATCCCCAGCTGCCGGTTCTGATCTGTACAGATACGGATCCTTACCAGGTCAGATGCTTCCAAAGAACACTGTTGTGAGCCATGCTGAAGGAGGACCAAATTTGGAGGCACCTGATTCATTACCTCATCCTGTCCGACCAGATAGCGTATCTTCAAACTATAGCAACATTAGCCATAGGAGTGCTTCTAGCTCAACAAGACCTCAAGAGCAAGTTGGTACGTTCATTCAGCAAGAAAGTGGGAAGCCTGATGAAGAATCTTCTGCGAGCTTCTTTAAACAGATTGACTCCTCTCCTTTGGGAGGTGATTCAAGTGAGCTAAACAGGAACAAGAACTACCATGGTAATCTCTCCCAGCCTCCAACTCCAAGTCCTCCTAAGCCTACAGGAGTATTTCAGACAAGTGTAAATAGCTCTTTTGAACCGGTGAGGTCCCATGGAGTTGGGATAAAACCTGCAGAGATCGACCAAGCAAAGATGGTGGTAGAACTGAGAGAGAACCACCCAAACCAAAAGAATACCAAGAAAAATGCAGCTATGCCAGCTGCCTCCCCAGGTAATCTTGAACAGCCACCAGATAATTTGGAAACCATTTTCATGCCTAAGGTACACCCACTGCCTCATGCAGTTTCCACTGTTGAAGCTGGAAATATGTTGCACTCTGGATCTGGTACAGAAAACATACAATCAGTGTCTGAGAAAAGGTCCTCAACAAGAGCTCAGGGAGCAGTTAAGAAGTGTGACAGCCCAGCGACAACTTTGTGGGCTCATAACGAGTTACCTAATTTTGGGGGAAATGTTCTTctagctcctgctgctcctgcagtgTATGTACCTGCCAAACAAACAATAGAAGTCATTCAACCACCAGAAGAAGGCCTGTCTAATCAGCAGCCAAACAAACCAGGAACTATTGCagtgcagctttcccaggacGGAAATAtatcttctgaaaatcttgAGAATCCTCCCAAaatgggagaagaggaggcaCTTCAGTCTCAGGCAAGTTCTGGTTATGCAAGTTTATTGTCTTCTCCACCTACAGAGTCTTTGCAAAATCAGCCTGTCCTGATTGCTCAGCCTAATCAAAGCTATAACTTAGCTCAGCcaattaatttttctatttctttatctAATCAGCtaagcagaaatgaaaacaatcgGCCAATGAAGGATTCTGGGGTTGGGGACAAGCCTGCAATATGTCCCCAAACTTCACATGCTGGTGGGATCATCTCTGGGGAAAATGTGCCATTACCTGTGATGCAAGTTGGATCTCTGTTAGTTAATGCACTTCCAAATACTAATCTGTTAAACCATAATTTATTGCAAAGCCCTGTTAATTCCTCTGATATTGCCTCTAATCAGCCTGCAAACTTGCTGATGCAAACTCCGCTTAATTTGGCTCCAAGTGGTCAAACGAATGTTAATTCAGAAGGTTTTGTTCCTGAATTTACTAGCAAATCAGGGCCTAACTCATCTGTTTCTCCAGGGACAAATCTCCCCAGTGGAAGTGCAAGTGCACTAGTCCCAACTGTTAATTCTGTAGTGCAGGCTAATAATTCCACAAATAATTCAAATAGCGAAGAAGAAGTTGCTGGAGTGCTTGACTTCACAGTATCACGGACATTGGAGAAAAGCAGTGCAAGTAATTCTGTACAGCTGCATGATCAGTCGCTTTCTGGTGGTCCAGTATATCCTCAAAAGCCAGTTGGCAGTGCTGGTCAGGTGGGTCCCCAAATGCATGACAAACGACGTTTTTATCAACAGGTAACGAAAGATATACAATATCAGGCTGTATCAGACAGAGCTATACAGGGAGCAATGCCATCTCAAGCACAAATGCAAGCAACTCAGATGCAGCAACCAACATCATCTGGGCATTCCTCAGCTCCTCCAAGCTACCAGATGGCTGCAGGGACTAAAGCCATGCAGGAATCACAGCAGCATGAGAACCAGGTGCTGGTTAACCATTCTCATCCTTTGAGTCCCAAAGAGGGAAGTTCAGCTCAGCTCACAACAGGGAGTGATCAGATGAGCCCTTATAAGCAACCAGTACCTGGACAGTCATCAGGTGCTCAGACTTCCACAGCTGCTCCTACCACCAGTCATTCAGTCATGTCAAGCGTGCAACAAGATCTGCAGCGTCCACCACTGCCTCAGACTCCTCAGGATGCCTTTGGTCCACCACAAAATCCTTATTACTACTATAGACATCCTTATGATGCTTACCAGCCTCCGTATCCACCACCTTATCCTCCTGCAGACCCCAGAACAGCAGCTCATCTTTATTACCTG gaGGATAGCTATGGACAGTATGACCCACGGTACAGGCACTATGATAGCAATAGTGCTGCGTATACAGAGCCTGGGAGCTATCGGTATCCTGAGCCTGAACGTCCTAGTTCCAGAGCCAGTCATTGCTCTGACAGACCATCTTCTAG GCAGGGATATGCTGAAGATTACTATACAAAAGGTGGATGGAGTGATTATTATTCAGGTTACTACTCAAACTCGTATGATTATGGAG ATCCAAGTCGTTGGGAACGCTATTCTTCAGCGTATGACCCCAGATACAGAGATCCTAGAAATTATGATCAGAGGTATTGGTATGATGCTGAACATAACCCTTACCAAAAGAGAGAAGCATATTCATACGGTAACAG ACATGACCGCTATGAAGATCACTGGCGGTATGATCCTCGTTTTGCTGGAAGTTTTGATGATGAAGCTGAACCTCACAGAGATCCATATGGTGATGAATTTGACAGACGCAGTGTCCACAGTGAGCATTCTGCTCATAGCCTCCGTAGCTCCCGTAGTGTTCATAGCCACCAGAGCAGTTTTAGCTCTCATTCTCAACAA GCAGTGTCACTCCACACAGATTATCCATATGGCGGATATGCTGCTAACTTTGATGGCCAACAGCCTTTTGCAGATTATGGCTACCCACCTGAAACTGGATGGTCATCTGTAGAACAAG tACCTTTAAGACCCTCAACACCTGAGAAGTTTTCAGTGCCTCACATCTGTGCTAGGTTTGGTCCTGGAGGGTACTTAATAAAAGTGTTGCCAAACCTGCCTTCAGAGGGACAACCAGCTCTAGTTGAAGTACACAGTATGGag ACTATGTTGCAACATTCTCCCGAGCAAGAAGAGATGAGAGCATTTCCTGGTCCTCTTGCTAA GGATGACACCCATAAAGTGGATGTTATTAATTTTGCACAAAATAAAGCTACACAGtgctttcagaatgaaaatctaATTGATAAAGAATCTGCAAGTCTGCTTTGGGACTTTATTGTACTGTTGTGCAGGCAGAACGGG ACTGTAGTGGGAACAGATCTTGCTGAACTTTTGCTACGAGATCATAAAACAGTGTGGCTTCCTGGGAAATCGCCTAATGAAGCAAATTTGATTGATTTCACTAATGAGGCTTTGGAACAAGTCGAAGAGGAATCTGGTGAAGCCCAGCTCTCATTTCTCACAGACAGTCTTATAACCACAATTGACAGTCTTGAGAAAGAGACGGAGAGATTCAGAGAATTGCTGCTTTATGGCCGTAAGAAG GATGCTTTGGAGTCAGCCATGAAGCATGGTTTATGGGGTCATGCTCTGCTACTTGCCAGTAAAATGGACAGCAGAACGCATGCAAGAGTTATGACCAG ATTTGCCAACAGTCTCCCAATTAATGATCCTCTGCAAACTGTTTACCAACTCATGTCTGGGAGGATGCCAGCTGCATCCACG TGCTGTGGCGATGAGAAATGGGGAGATTGGAGGCCGCATCTAGCAATGGTGTTATCCAACTTGACCAATAACATGGACTTGGAATCCAGGACCATTGCTACCATGGGAGACACTCTTG CTTCTAAAGGCCTTCTGGATGCTGCTCACTTTTGTTACCTTATGGCCCAGGTTGGATTTGGAGTTTATACAAGGAAAACAACAAAGCTTGTCTTAATTGGATCAAATCATAG cttgcctttttttaagtTTGCCACCAATGAAGCCATTCAAAGAACAGAAGCCTATGAATATGCTCAGTCACTAGGAGCTCAACCTGATTGCTTACCCAATTTCCAG GTTTTCAAATTCATCTATGCTTGCCGCCTAGCTGAAATGGGACTTGCTGCTCAGGCTTTCCATTATTGTGAAGTAATTTCAAGAACTATCCTTAAAGATCCACATTACTATTCACCTGTACTTATTGGCCAGCTAATCCAG ATGTCATCGCAACTACGCCTATTTGACCCACAGATAAAAGAGAAACCAGAACAAGAATCCTTCATAGAACCTTCATGGTTAGTAAGGCTTCGACACGTGGATGGACAGATCAAG GAGGGTGCAATAGCTTATAATGCAGACAGATCTACCCCACAACAGTATGCGTGTAGCACACCAAGCTCTGAATTAGACCATGCCAGTCAGTGTGATGGAGCAGGAGTCGGCCATGACATGGGTCCTGGTACTGAAAATGCATTGTTAGCATCCTTATTGCCCAGTATGGCACAACAGATGCAAAGTGTGCAGCTGATGCCTTCAG CACCCCAAGCTATACTTGATGGGTCGGCTGCTGTGATTCCTCCTGCTGACCAGGAAGCTGTTCGAAGTGTCCCTTTCTATTCAGTGGGTCCTCCACCTGTTGGTCCAGGACCTGGCTTTGCACCTCCTGGATTTCCAAATCAATATGGAGCTGAACCATCACCACTCTATTTAGGGTCGACAGCTCCACCAGGAGGGCCACCACAAGAAACCGAACCACGGTCAGAAGAGCCTGCAAACCAGGAAACAG gaATGCAGAGAATTGCCCCGGAGTCTCCATCACGAAATGCTTTCCCAGATCAAAGAGAGGAGGATTTCTATGGCAGAATGGCTAGCATG GCCGGTGGGCGAAGATCTAGGACTACTTCAGAGTCCTCTGTCCATTCTGTGGGACGAGAGAGATCCAACTCTGCAGCAAAAcagccctctcctcctccatccattcctgaaaggaaagagactaagaaagaaataaagaatgagcCAGCACCTAGAAAG agTGGTGCAAACTGGTTTCGCTGGCtaatgggaaaaggaaagaatgaagcTTACCTTCCAGATGACAAGAACAAATCA ATTGTTTGGGATGAAAAGAAACAACGCTGGGTTAATTTGGATGAACCAGAAGAGGAG